One Brachyhypopomus gauderio isolate BG-103 chromosome 15, BGAUD_0.2, whole genome shotgun sequence genomic region harbors:
- the map3k21 gene encoding mitogen-activated protein kinase kinase kinase 21 isoform X2, giving the protein MDVPQAVLGDYVWTETSAAKAWAHSAPVCSRSLWTAAYDYEATGEDELSLRRGDVVEVLSKDAAISGDEGWWTGKINHRVGIFPSNYVTYQPAIYRLPGGGTVGETVPSSPVQITFSELFLEEIIGVGGFGKVYRGTWGEQEVAVKAARQDPDEDITATAASVKQEAKLFSMLQHPNIIKLQGVCLEEPNLCLVMEYAQGGTLNRALTGRRIPPHILVNWAVQIARGMLYLHEEAVVPIIHRDLKSSNILILERIENNDIGRKTLKITDFGLAREWHKTTKMSTAGTYSWMAPEVIKSSLFSKGSDVWSYGVLLWELLTGEVPYRGIDGLAVAYGVAVNKLTLPIPSTCPEPFAKLMEECWEQDPHIRPTFAAILEQLTAIEEAVMATMPQDSFHSMQEDWRVEIQEMFDELRTKEKELRSREEELSRAALQQKSHEELLKRREQQLAEREINVLERELNILILQLNRDKPNVKKRKGKFRRSRLKLKDGNRISLPSDFQHKITVQASPSLEKRRSLNSSSPPSSPALIPRLRAIQLTLDESNRTWGRSTIYKPEEFEDAKKGIKKKVRTWGPSSIQTKERGNCAERVRPLSDGNNPWSTSLMKAQKSVPLAALFTEQGMAKDDASSTEGPDNKPKQLKFPNQVYIDLPLWKDEQAEGPGPGGGGGAGGSESQDDPSTSTSSTSTTPQHTPTNSLKRAGSRLRSDSALCVCASLLAAVALGADLRELNRAAPGDEPEPREEKKKREGLFQRAARFRRSTSPPAGRPGRDDASPGPVNLLAMSSISECNSTKCLLQSDSDGPEHSPVLEALPDGSGLCQTVRVAPPVLGGKAEGRAGAPWQPPAADPGPGSRLRRNKSSPASCQSMPVTGCAADPPTISSSSQRKKPQRGTNQDKQTLLEIVSRPRPLSLRGKPHSWGLLRSRNKSYSLGHHSGEKSAHSLGIVLPPEVKMGGSLLDVDTEGQKRDCTVPLCRIQSTPGRPSVFELEKEFLS; this is encoded by the exons ATGGATGTTCCTCAGGCCGTCCTAGGAGACTATGTGTGGACGGAAACTTCTGCTGCAAAAGCATGGGCCCATTCTGCCCCTGTGTGCTCACGTTCACTCTGGACTGCAGCATATGACTATGAGGCAACCGGTGAGGACGAGCTCAGCCTTCGTCGTGGAGATGTAGTGGAAGTGCTGTCTAAAGATGCAGCGATTTCAGGAGACGAAGGTTGGTGGACAGGCAAGATTAATCATCGAGTGGGGATCTTTCCCTCGAACTATGTCACTTACCAACCGGCCATTTATAGACTTCCAGGTGGTGGTACAGTGGGGGAGACGGTTCCATCTTCTCCTGTGCAAATCACCTTTAGTGAACTTTTTTTAGAAGAAATTATCGGTGTTGGAGGTTTCGGCAAAGTTTACCGGGGAACTTGGGGAGAACAGGAGGTGGCAGTGAAGGCGGCTCGACAGGACCCTGATGAAGACATCACTGCTACCGCTGCAAGCGTGAAGCAAGAAGCCAAACTTTTCTCCATGCTGCAGCACCCTAACATAATAaaactgcagggtgtgtgtttagAGGAGCCGAACCTGTGTTTGGTTATGGAATATGCTCAAGGAGGGACCCTTAATCGTGCTTTGACGGGCAGAAGGATACCTCCTCATATTCTTGTGAACTGGGCCGTCCAGATTGCCAGAGGCATGCTGTATCTCCATGAAGAGGCAGTTGTGCCCATCATCCACCGAGATCTGAAGTCCAGTAACA TTCTAATACTTGAAAGGATTGAGAACAATGACATTGGTAGGAAGACCCTGAAGATcactgactttggcctggcCAGGGAGTGGCACAAAACCACCAAGATGAGCACCGCGGGCACCTACTCCTGGATGGCTCCGGAGGTCATCAAGTCCTCCCTGTTCTCGAAAGGAAGTGATGTATGGAG TTACGGGGTCCTTCTCTGGGAGCTGCTGACAGGGGAGGTTCCGTACCGTGGCATAGACGGACTGGCCGTGGCCTACGGGGTGGCGGTCAACAAGCTAACTCTTCCCATCCCTTCCACCTGTCCGGAGCCATTTGCCAAGCTCATGGAGG AGTGCTGGGAGCAAGATCCCCACATCCGGCCAACATTCGCTGCCATCCTGGAGCAGTTGACGGCCATCGAGGAGGCAGTGATGGCCACCATGCCCCAGGACTCCTTCCACTCGATGCAGGAGGACTGGAGGGTGGAGATCCAGGAGATGTTTGATGAACTTCGAACTAAAGAGAAG GAGCTGCGCTCGCGCGAGGAGGAGCTGTCGCGCGCTGCCCTCCAGCAGAAGTCCCACGAGGAGCTCCTGAAGCGCAGAGAGCAGCAGTTGGCCGAGCGGGAGATCAACGTGCTGGAGCGCGAGCTGAACATCCTCATCCTGCAGCTGAACCGGGACAAGCCCAACGTGAAGAAGCGCAAGGGCAAATTCCGCCGCAGCCGTCTCAAGCTGAAGGACGGCAACCGCATCAGCCTGCCCTCAG atTTTCAGCATAAAATCACAGTGCAGGCCTCACCTTCcttggagaagaggaggagtctGAACAGTTCCAGCCCCCCCAGTAGCCCCGCCCTCATCCCCCGCCTCCGCGCCATCCAGC TCACTCTGGATGAGAGCAACAGGACGTGGGGCAGGAGCACCATTTACAAACCAGAGGAGTTCGAGGATGCAAAGAAGGGCATCAAGAAGAAGGTTCGCACGTGGGGGCCGAGCTCCATCCAGACCAAGGAGAGGGGCAACTGCGCGGAAAG AGTTCGACCACTCTCTGATGGAAACAATCCATGGTCTACTAGTCTGATGAAGGCCCAGAAGTCGGTTCCACTCGCTGCATTGTTTACAGAGCAGG GTATGGCTAAAGATGACGCGAGCTCTACCGAAGGACCAGACAACAAACCAAAGCAACTCAAGTTCCCTAATCAGGTTTATATCGATCTACCTCTGTGGAAGGACGAGCAGGCGGAGGGCCCTGGGCCgggcggagggggcggggcgggtGGGTCCGAAAGCCAGGACGACCCgtccacctccaccagctccaccagcaccaccccaCAGCACACGCCCACCAACAGCCTGAAGAGGGCAGGCTCGCGCCTGCGCAGCGACTCCGCCCTGTGCGTGTGCGCCTCCTTGCTGGCGGCGGTGGCGCTGGGCGCGGACTTGCGCGAGCTGAACCGAGCGGCGCCCGGAGACGAGCCCGAGCCGCGCGAGGAGAAGAAGAAGCGCGAGGGGCTTTTCCAGAGGGCAGCGCGTTTCCGTCGCAGTACCAGCCCCCCTGCGGGCCGGCCGGGCAGAGACGACGCCTCGCCGGGCCCCGTCAACCTGCTGGCCATGTCCTCCATCTCCGAGTGCAACTCCACCAAGTGCCTCCTCCAGTCCGACTCGGACGGGCCCGAGCACAGCCCCGTGCTGGAGGCTCTGCCGGACGGCTCGGGGTTGTGTCAAACTGTCCGAGTGGCGCCGCCCGTTCTGGGAGGCAAAGCCGAAGGCCGGGCAGGAGCACCGTGGCAGCCCCCGGCAGCAGACCCGGGCCCTGGGTCTCGCCTCCGCAGGAACAAGTCCAGCCCGGCCTCCTGTCAGAGCA TGCCTGTCACCGGCTGTGCTGCTGACCCACCCACCATCTCCTCATCGTCGCAGAGGAAGAAACCTCAGAGAGGGACCAACCAGGACAAGCAGACCCTGCTGGAAATAGTCTCCAGGCCCAGACCCCTGTCTCTCCGAGGCAAACCTCACTCCTGGGGCCTTCTGAGGAGCCGGAACAAGAGCTACTCCCTGGGGCACCACTCGGGCGAGAAGAGTGCCCACAGCCTGGGGATCGTGCTCCCCCCAGAGGTCAAAATGGGTGGCTCTCTGCTGGACGTGGACACCGAGGGACAGAAGCGCGACTGCACCGTGCCGCTCTGTCGAATCCAGAGCACTCCAGGTCGCCCCTCTGTATTTGAACTGGAAAAGGAGTTTTTGTCCTGA
- the map3k21 gene encoding mitogen-activated protein kinase kinase kinase 21 isoform X1 encodes MDVPQAVLGDYVWTETSAAKAWAHSAPVCSRSLWTAAYDYEATGEDELSLRRGDVVEVLSKDAAISGDEGWWTGKINHRVGIFPSNYVTYQPAIYRLPGGGTVGETVPSSPVQITFSELFLEEIIGVGGFGKVYRGTWGEQEVAVKAARQDPDEDITATAASVKQEAKLFSMLQHPNIIKLQGVCLEEPNLCLVMEYAQGGTLNRALTGRRIPPHILVNWAVQIARGMLYLHEEAVVPIIHRDLKSSNILILERIENNDIGRKTLKITDFGLAREWHKTTKMSTAGTYSWMAPEVIKSSLFSKGSDVWSYGVLLWELLTGEVPYRGIDGLAVAYGVAVNKLTLPIPSTCPEPFAKLMEECWEQDPHIRPTFAAILEQLTAIEEAVMATMPQDSFHSMQEDWRVEIQEMFDELRTKEKELRSREEELSRAALQQKSHEELLKRREQQLAEREINVLERELNILILQLNRDKPNVKKRKGKFRRSRLKLKDGNRISLPSDFQHKITVQASPSLEKRRSLNSSSPPSSPALIPRLRAIQLSCLSDRRDTMFAYHQDVDITCERRPWMGRKVTLDESNRTWGRSTIYKPEEFEDAKKGIKKKVRTWGPSSIQTKERGNCAERVRPLSDGNNPWSTSLMKAQKSVPLAALFTEQGMAKDDASSTEGPDNKPKQLKFPNQVYIDLPLWKDEQAEGPGPGGGGGAGGSESQDDPSTSTSSTSTTPQHTPTNSLKRAGSRLRSDSALCVCASLLAAVALGADLRELNRAAPGDEPEPREEKKKREGLFQRAARFRRSTSPPAGRPGRDDASPGPVNLLAMSSISECNSTKCLLQSDSDGPEHSPVLEALPDGSGLCQTVRVAPPVLGGKAEGRAGAPWQPPAADPGPGSRLRRNKSSPASCQSMPVTGCAADPPTISSSSQRKKPQRGTNQDKQTLLEIVSRPRPLSLRGKPHSWGLLRSRNKSYSLGHHSGEKSAHSLGIVLPPEVKMGGSLLDVDTEGQKRDCTVPLCRIQSTPGRPSVFELEKEFLS; translated from the exons ATGGATGTTCCTCAGGCCGTCCTAGGAGACTATGTGTGGACGGAAACTTCTGCTGCAAAAGCATGGGCCCATTCTGCCCCTGTGTGCTCACGTTCACTCTGGACTGCAGCATATGACTATGAGGCAACCGGTGAGGACGAGCTCAGCCTTCGTCGTGGAGATGTAGTGGAAGTGCTGTCTAAAGATGCAGCGATTTCAGGAGACGAAGGTTGGTGGACAGGCAAGATTAATCATCGAGTGGGGATCTTTCCCTCGAACTATGTCACTTACCAACCGGCCATTTATAGACTTCCAGGTGGTGGTACAGTGGGGGAGACGGTTCCATCTTCTCCTGTGCAAATCACCTTTAGTGAACTTTTTTTAGAAGAAATTATCGGTGTTGGAGGTTTCGGCAAAGTTTACCGGGGAACTTGGGGAGAACAGGAGGTGGCAGTGAAGGCGGCTCGACAGGACCCTGATGAAGACATCACTGCTACCGCTGCAAGCGTGAAGCAAGAAGCCAAACTTTTCTCCATGCTGCAGCACCCTAACATAATAaaactgcagggtgtgtgtttagAGGAGCCGAACCTGTGTTTGGTTATGGAATATGCTCAAGGAGGGACCCTTAATCGTGCTTTGACGGGCAGAAGGATACCTCCTCATATTCTTGTGAACTGGGCCGTCCAGATTGCCAGAGGCATGCTGTATCTCCATGAAGAGGCAGTTGTGCCCATCATCCACCGAGATCTGAAGTCCAGTAACA TTCTAATACTTGAAAGGATTGAGAACAATGACATTGGTAGGAAGACCCTGAAGATcactgactttggcctggcCAGGGAGTGGCACAAAACCACCAAGATGAGCACCGCGGGCACCTACTCCTGGATGGCTCCGGAGGTCATCAAGTCCTCCCTGTTCTCGAAAGGAAGTGATGTATGGAG TTACGGGGTCCTTCTCTGGGAGCTGCTGACAGGGGAGGTTCCGTACCGTGGCATAGACGGACTGGCCGTGGCCTACGGGGTGGCGGTCAACAAGCTAACTCTTCCCATCCCTTCCACCTGTCCGGAGCCATTTGCCAAGCTCATGGAGG AGTGCTGGGAGCAAGATCCCCACATCCGGCCAACATTCGCTGCCATCCTGGAGCAGTTGACGGCCATCGAGGAGGCAGTGATGGCCACCATGCCCCAGGACTCCTTCCACTCGATGCAGGAGGACTGGAGGGTGGAGATCCAGGAGATGTTTGATGAACTTCGAACTAAAGAGAAG GAGCTGCGCTCGCGCGAGGAGGAGCTGTCGCGCGCTGCCCTCCAGCAGAAGTCCCACGAGGAGCTCCTGAAGCGCAGAGAGCAGCAGTTGGCCGAGCGGGAGATCAACGTGCTGGAGCGCGAGCTGAACATCCTCATCCTGCAGCTGAACCGGGACAAGCCCAACGTGAAGAAGCGCAAGGGCAAATTCCGCCGCAGCCGTCTCAAGCTGAAGGACGGCAACCGCATCAGCCTGCCCTCAG atTTTCAGCATAAAATCACAGTGCAGGCCTCACCTTCcttggagaagaggaggagtctGAACAGTTCCAGCCCCCCCAGTAGCCCCGCCCTCATCCCCCGCCTCCGCGCCATCCAGC TGAGCTGTCTGAGTGACAGAAGGGACACTATGTTTGCGTATCACCAAGACGTGGACATCACATGCGAGCGTCGACCTTGGATGGGGAGGAAAG TCACTCTGGATGAGAGCAACAGGACGTGGGGCAGGAGCACCATTTACAAACCAGAGGAGTTCGAGGATGCAAAGAAGGGCATCAAGAAGAAGGTTCGCACGTGGGGGCCGAGCTCCATCCAGACCAAGGAGAGGGGCAACTGCGCGGAAAG AGTTCGACCACTCTCTGATGGAAACAATCCATGGTCTACTAGTCTGATGAAGGCCCAGAAGTCGGTTCCACTCGCTGCATTGTTTACAGAGCAGG GTATGGCTAAAGATGACGCGAGCTCTACCGAAGGACCAGACAACAAACCAAAGCAACTCAAGTTCCCTAATCAGGTTTATATCGATCTACCTCTGTGGAAGGACGAGCAGGCGGAGGGCCCTGGGCCgggcggagggggcggggcgggtGGGTCCGAAAGCCAGGACGACCCgtccacctccaccagctccaccagcaccaccccaCAGCACACGCCCACCAACAGCCTGAAGAGGGCAGGCTCGCGCCTGCGCAGCGACTCCGCCCTGTGCGTGTGCGCCTCCTTGCTGGCGGCGGTGGCGCTGGGCGCGGACTTGCGCGAGCTGAACCGAGCGGCGCCCGGAGACGAGCCCGAGCCGCGCGAGGAGAAGAAGAAGCGCGAGGGGCTTTTCCAGAGGGCAGCGCGTTTCCGTCGCAGTACCAGCCCCCCTGCGGGCCGGCCGGGCAGAGACGACGCCTCGCCGGGCCCCGTCAACCTGCTGGCCATGTCCTCCATCTCCGAGTGCAACTCCACCAAGTGCCTCCTCCAGTCCGACTCGGACGGGCCCGAGCACAGCCCCGTGCTGGAGGCTCTGCCGGACGGCTCGGGGTTGTGTCAAACTGTCCGAGTGGCGCCGCCCGTTCTGGGAGGCAAAGCCGAAGGCCGGGCAGGAGCACCGTGGCAGCCCCCGGCAGCAGACCCGGGCCCTGGGTCTCGCCTCCGCAGGAACAAGTCCAGCCCGGCCTCCTGTCAGAGCA TGCCTGTCACCGGCTGTGCTGCTGACCCACCCACCATCTCCTCATCGTCGCAGAGGAAGAAACCTCAGAGAGGGACCAACCAGGACAAGCAGACCCTGCTGGAAATAGTCTCCAGGCCCAGACCCCTGTCTCTCCGAGGCAAACCTCACTCCTGGGGCCTTCTGAGGAGCCGGAACAAGAGCTACTCCCTGGGGCACCACTCGGGCGAGAAGAGTGCCCACAGCCTGGGGATCGTGCTCCCCCCAGAGGTCAAAATGGGTGGCTCTCTGCTGGACGTGGACACCGAGGGACAGAAGCGCGACTGCACCGTGCCGCTCTGTCGAATCCAGAGCACTCCAGGTCGCCCCTCTGTATTTGAACTGGAAAAGGAGTTTTTGTCCTGA
- the il22ra2 gene encoding interleukin-22 receptor subunit alpha-2 isoform X1, with amino-acid sequence MSSLTPLLLLWRGLLLCWASGGLAEREDMAPLEVKFHSLDFRNVLHWKCQPRAPNSMRYFVQYKVYGDKQWTACERCQGIRKHQCDLSQETSDPKQWYYARVHSVSSKERSPWVITPRFHPQWETTFSPPQMRLNVTEKGIVVQLRPPRSPFRGQKNTRISATEQQLRFRIYLMKNGVEEQGIHETEGYFKNMVIPDLRARTTYCLHAVTIMPLSGRLSRKSPSRCLTMP; translated from the exons ATGTCCAGTCTGACTCCGCTCCTGCTGCTGTGGCGTGGTCTGCTCTTGTGCTGGGCAAGCG GTGGTCTGGCTGAGCGGGAGGACATGGCGCCCCTCGAGGTGAAATTCCATTCACTGGACTTCAGAAATGTCCTCCACTGGAAGTGCCAGCCCAGAGCTCCAAACAGCATGCGGTATTTTGTGCAGTATAAAGT ATATGGAGACAAGCAATGGACCGCCTGTGAGCGATGCCAGGGGATCCGTAAGCACCAGTGTGATTTGAGCCAGGAAACATCGGATCCCAAACAGTGGTATTATGCCAGGGTCCACTCTGTTTCCTCCAAGGAGCGTTCACCATGGGTTATCACCCCCAGGTTTCACCCCCAGTGGGAGA CCACTTTCAGCCCACCACAAATGAGGCTGAATGTGACGGAGAAAGGCATCGTGGTCCAGCTCAGACCTCCAAGGTCTCCTTTTCGGGGACAGAAGAATACCAGAATCTCAGCTACAGAACAACAACTGAGATTCAGGATATACCTCATGAAAAATGGGGTGGAAGAG CAGGGGATCCATGAAACAGAGGGTTACTTCAAGAACATGGTGATCCCGGATTTAAGGGCCAGGACCACCTACTGCTTGCATGCAGTCACCATCATGCCCCTCTCAGGCCGTTTGAGTAGAAAGAGCCCCAGCAGGTGCCTCACCATGCCATGA
- the il22ra2 gene encoding interleukin-22 receptor subunit alpha-2 isoform X2 yields the protein MSSLTPLLLLWRGLLLCWASGGLAEREDMAPLEVKFHSLDFRNVLHWKCQPRAPNSMRYFVQYKVYGDKQWTACERCQGIRKHQCDLSQETSDPKQWYYARVHSVSSKERSPWVITPRFHPQWETTFSPPQMRLNVTEKGIVVQLRPPRSPFRGQKNTRISATEQQLRFRIYLMKNGVEEGIHETEGYFKNMVIPDLRARTTYCLHAVTIMPLSGRLSRKSPSRCLTMP from the exons ATGTCCAGTCTGACTCCGCTCCTGCTGCTGTGGCGTGGTCTGCTCTTGTGCTGGGCAAGCG GTGGTCTGGCTGAGCGGGAGGACATGGCGCCCCTCGAGGTGAAATTCCATTCACTGGACTTCAGAAATGTCCTCCACTGGAAGTGCCAGCCCAGAGCTCCAAACAGCATGCGGTATTTTGTGCAGTATAAAGT ATATGGAGACAAGCAATGGACCGCCTGTGAGCGATGCCAGGGGATCCGTAAGCACCAGTGTGATTTGAGCCAGGAAACATCGGATCCCAAACAGTGGTATTATGCCAGGGTCCACTCTGTTTCCTCCAAGGAGCGTTCACCATGGGTTATCACCCCCAGGTTTCACCCCCAGTGGGAGA CCACTTTCAGCCCACCACAAATGAGGCTGAATGTGACGGAGAAAGGCATCGTGGTCCAGCTCAGACCTCCAAGGTCTCCTTTTCGGGGACAGAAGAATACCAGAATCTCAGCTACAGAACAACAACTGAGATTCAGGATATACCTCATGAAAAATGGGGTGGAAGAG GGGATCCATGAAACAGAGGGTTACTTCAAGAACATGGTGATCCCGGATTTAAGGGCCAGGACCACCTACTGCTTGCATGCAGTCACCATCATGCCCCTCTCAGGCCGTTTGAGTAGAAAGAGCCCCAGCAGGTGCCTCACCATGCCATGA